Part of the Citrobacter sp. Marseille-Q6884 genome, CATTCACTCACCAAACGTCCCGAGCGTTGAGTGGATTGAAGCCCTGCTGAAGAAAGCCGAGCAACGCATTCCGGCAGAGCGTCTGTGGGTGAACCCGGACTGTGGCCTGAAAACACGCGGATGGCCGGAAACGCGTGCTGCGTTGGCGAACATGGTCAAAGCCGCGCAGAACCTGCGTCAGGCATAATTTTAGTCAGCCCGGTTAGCACCGGGCTTTTTATTGGTCGGCGGTTTCGTTTCACCCTACCTGCAGTGACTTTTTACTTCCATATTGCGCAAACCACTCCAGCATTCTCTGCCAGCCGTCTTGTGCAGATTCTTCGTGATAACTCGGGCGATAATCGGCGTTAAACGCATGCCCGGCGTCCGGATACACGACGATTTCCGCTTTGGCATTGGCGGCGCGTAATGCCTGACGCATCGTTTCGACAGTGTCCTGCGGGATACTGGTGTCTTGAGCACCGTACAACCCTAAAACCGGCGCGTTCAGATCGGTGGCGATATCGACCGGATGTTTGGGGGAGTTTAGCGTTTTGTCACCAACCAGTTTGCCGTACCACGCTACCGCCGCTTTGAGCTGTGGATTGTGCGCCGCGTACAGCCACGTGATGCGTCCACCCCAACAAAAACCGGTAATCATCAGTCGATGTGCATCACCGCCATTGCGCGAGGCCCAACTGGCAACATGGTCGAGATCGGCCAGCACCTGGGTGTCTGGTACTTTGGCCACCAGTCCGCTCAGCAGCGTCGGGATATCGGCAAAGTCGTTCGGGTCGCCCTCGCGAAAATAGAGTTCGGGGGCGATAGCCAGATATCCCTCAAGCGCCAGTCGACGGCAAACATCACGGATATGTTCATGAAGACCAAATATTTCCTGCACGACGATCACCACAGGCAACGGGCCATCGCTCTGTTTTGGCCGTGCGTGATAGGCGGGCATATCGTCGCCTTGTGAAGGAATTGATGTCACACCCGCAATAATCTCGTTATCCGGGGTGTGAACCGTGGTGGATGCGGGTGGTGATACAGCAGGTGCAAAGCCAGATTGTCGTGTTGTTGTCATGGTATTCTCCGTACCCTTAAATATTCAGCAAAACAGCGCATTGTTAACTATAGACACATGCAACGAACCACATTGCCCTAAACGGTCTATCTTTTGTGCAAGGCTTCGCGATAACGAATGATTAATGTGATGAGTGTCACTTTTTGACGGTAAGTTAATGCAATTGATTTACATCAAGGTGATGGGTGTCACGAAATTATGTTTATGCCTTCGGTAAAGTGTCTTTTTGCTTCTTCTGACAAAACCGATTCACAGAGGAGTTTTTATGTCTAAGTCTGATGTTTTTCATCTCGGCCTCACTAAGAACGATTTACAAGGGGCCCAGCTCGCTATCGTCCCTGGCGACCCGGAGCGTGTGGAAAAGATCGCCGCGCTGATGGATAAGCCGGTCAAGCTGGCATCTCATCGCGAGTTCACTACCTGGCGTGCTGAACTGGATGGTAAAGCCGTGATCGTGTGTTCTACCGGTATCGGCGGCCCGTCCACGTCTATTGCAGTAGAAGAGCTGGCTCAATTGGGCATTCGTACCTTCCTGCGTATCGGTACTACGGGTGCAATTCAGCCGCATATCAATGTTGGCGATGTACTGGTTACCACGGCGTCAGTGCGTCTGGACGGTGCAAGCCTGCATTTTGCACCCATGGAATTCCCGGCTGTTGCGGACTTCGAATGCACCACTGCGCTGGTTGAAGCCGCGAAATCTATCGGTGCGACCACCCACGTTGGCGTTACCGCCTCTTCAGATACGTTCTACCCAGGTCAGGAGCGTTACGACACCTTCTCTGGTCGCGTGGTGAGCCGTTTCAAAGGATCTATGGAAGAGTGGCAGTCTATGGGCGTGATGAACTATGAAATGGAATCCGCTACGCTGCTGACAATGTGCGCAAGCCAGGGCCTGCGTGCAGGCATGGTTGCAGGCGTTATCGTCAACCGCACTCAGCAAGAGATTCCGAACGCAGAGACAATGAAGCAAACGGAAAGCCATGCGGTGAAAATCGTCGTCGAAGCTGCACGCCGTTTACTGTAATCCAACCTAAATATAAAGGGCCTTTTGACAAAGGCCCTTTTGCTCTCTGCTATTGAATAATTAAGCGGTCATCTAACGCTGTGACGCTTCAAGCAACGCGCCTAGCGATAATCCCACTTCTTCAGATAACGGCATGAGTTCGTCGCTCACTGTTGCAAAAGCATCAAGAAAATGCCCTTTTTGGTGCAGGCTGACAATTTTCCCGGCACACTGGTGGAATTTAGCATGCAATACCCGAAAATGGTCGTACTCAGGATATTTGGCCAGCGATGCGCCTTCATTATATATCCATTTTCCGACCTGGCAAACGGCATCGCTTGAAACCTGAGAAACATCGAATTCGCTGCCTCGGTGTTCACGTAAAGCGGTTAACCATCTTTCACGCCAGGCAATATGGTAGGCAATGGCTTCTTCAAGGATGAGTCCGTTCAGGTTCTGTCTTTCTTTAGGAACACCTAATGGAATATCTTCACCCGCTATTCTTTTTTTGATCCATGAACCAAATTCCATAATATTCTCCGTAATCTCTCTATCCGTTGGTTGAGTATCCATGTCTAAAGACAAGATGATAAAATATGCTTATATTAGTTTTAATAATATTATTAATTTCTGTGAATAATAAAATTCTCAGATTATATTTTTATTTTGAATGTATTCTTGTAATTATTATGCGTAAACACACAAAGTGTAAATGCATAATACCTTCATGGCATACTACGGGCAACATTACTCAATTCTTTTTATTGCTCAGGTGTCTCAATTTTTATTTATATTTATAAAAACATGATGCAGATCCATTGGTTTTATTCTTCTATTGTTTGTGCCAATTGGTTAGAATGAAGAAATATGACAAATAATATTATTAATATATATTATTTGTGGTATCTCTGATTTTAGATCAAATTCGTCATGACCTTCATTTTTGCTCAGTACCTCGCAGGAATGTCTTTTAAACTGGACATTTATACAGCACAATTCTATTTTATGTGGAAAATAGGTTGAGGCAGGAGGTGAGGTGGATATCTCAGTCATTGTTTACGCGCTTATTGCGCTGGCAGGTGTTGCAATTGGGTGGCTGATTGCAAGTTACCAGCACGCGCAACAAAAAGCCGAACAATTTGCAGAGCGCGAGGATCTTGTTGCGGAGTTAAGCGCGGCAAAGCAAATGCTCGCGCAAGATGGCCACTGGCGTGACGAATGTGAACTGCTCAACAATGAATTGCGCAATTTGCGCAGTATTAACACCTCTCTGGAAGCAGATCTGCGAGAAGTCACTACGCGTCTTGAAGCAACGCAGCAGCACGCGGAAGATAAAATCCGCCAGATGATCAACAGCGAACAGCGTCTGAGTGAACAGTTCGAAAACCTTGCGAACCGTATTTTCGAACACAGCAACCGCCGTGTTGATGAGCAAAACCGTCAAAGCCTGAATAGCCTGCTGACCCCCCTGCGTGAACAACTGGACGGTTTTCGTCGTCAGGTTCAGGATAGCTTTGGTAAAGAGGCACAGGAGCGGCATACGCTGGCGCATGAAATTCGCAACCTTCAGCAACTCAATGCGCAGATGGCGCAGGAAGCGGTGAACCTGACGCGGGCGCTGAAAGGCGATAACAAAACGCAGGGAAACTGGGGAGAAGTGGTGCTTACGCGCGTACTTGAGGCCTCCGGTCTGCGTGAAGGCTATGAATATGAAACCCAGGTCAGCATTGAAAATGACGCGCGTTCGCGGATGCAGCCGGATGTTATTGTCCGATTGCCGCAGGGGAAAGATGTGGTGATTGACGCGAAAATGACGCTGGTTGCCTATGAGCGCTATTTTAATGCAGAAGATGACTACACCCGGGAGAGCGCGCTACAGGAACATATCGCTTCCGTGCGTAACCATATTCGATTGTTAGGACGCAAAGATTATCAGCAGCTTCCTGGATTGCGTACGCTGGATTATGTGCTGATGTTTATTCCCGTTGAGCCTGCGTTCCTGTTGGCGCTGGACAGACAGCCCGAACTGATTACCGAAGCACTCAAAAATAACATTATGCTGGTGAGCCCCACTACGCTGCTGGTGGCGTTACGCACGATCGCCAACCTGTGGCGCTATGAGCACCAGAGCCGTAATGCGCAGCAGATCGCAGACCGAGCCAGCAAACTTTATGACAAGATGCGGTTGTTTATCGATGATATGTCAGCGATTGGCCAGAGTCTGGACAAAGCGCAGGATAACTACCGACAGGCGATGAAAAAACTCTCCTCGGGGCGTGGAAACGTCCTGGCGCAGGCAGAAGCTTTCCGTGGTTTGGGTGTGGAAATTAAGCGCGAAATGAATCCCGAACTGGTGGAGCAAGCGATGACACAGGATGAGGAGTACCGTTTACGATCGGTTCCTGACGCGCAGCAAGATATCAGCACCCTCAATGATGAGGGGGGAAAGCAACAATCAAACTAGTCCATTTGGGGTAGTTGAACCCGGCAGAAGGGTAGGGCAAATTGGCCCAATCTGTTACACTTCTCGAACATTTTATTGATGAGTAGGCACTGAGATGGTGGAAGATTCACAAGAAACGACGCACTTTGGCTTTCAGACCGTCGCTAAAGAGCAGAAAGCTGACATGGTGGCCCACGTTTTTCATTCTGTGGCGTCTAAATATGACGTTATGAATGACTTAATGTCATTTGGCATTCATCGTTT contains:
- a CDS encoding dienelactone hydrolase family protein, yielding MTTTRQSGFAPAVSPPASTTVHTPDNEIIAGVTSIPSQGDDMPAYHARPKQSDGPLPVVIVVQEIFGLHEHIRDVCRRLALEGYLAIAPELYFREGDPNDFADIPTLLSGLVAKVPDTQVLADLDHVASWASRNGGDAHRLMITGFCWGGRITWLYAAHNPQLKAAVAWYGKLVGDKTLNSPKHPVDIATDLNAPVLGLYGAQDTSIPQDTVETMRQALRAANAKAEIVVYPDAGHAFNADYRPSYHEESAQDGWQRMLEWFAQYGSKKSLQVG
- the udp gene encoding uridine phosphorylase; its protein translation is MSKSDVFHLGLTKNDLQGAQLAIVPGDPERVEKIAALMDKPVKLASHREFTTWRAELDGKAVIVCSTGIGGPSTSIAVEELAQLGIRTFLRIGTTGAIQPHINVGDVLVTTASVRLDGASLHFAPMEFPAVADFECTTALVEAAKSIGATTHVGVTASSDTFYPGQERYDTFSGRVVSRFKGSMEEWQSMGVMNYEMESATLLTMCASQGLRAGMVAGVIVNRTQQEIPNAETMKQTESHAVKIVVEAARRLL
- a CDS encoding CZB domain-containing protein; translation: MEFGSWIKKRIAGEDIPLGVPKERQNLNGLILEEAIAYHIAWRERWLTALREHRGSEFDVSQVSSDAVCQVGKWIYNEGASLAKYPEYDHFRVLHAKFHQCAGKIVSLHQKGHFLDAFATVSDELMPLSEEVGLSLGALLEASQR
- the rmuC gene encoding DNA recombination protein RmuC, coding for MDISVIVYALIALAGVAIGWLIASYQHAQQKAEQFAEREDLVAELSAAKQMLAQDGHWRDECELLNNELRNLRSINTSLEADLREVTTRLEATQQHAEDKIRQMINSEQRLSEQFENLANRIFEHSNRRVDEQNRQSLNSLLTPLREQLDGFRRQVQDSFGKEAQERHTLAHEIRNLQQLNAQMAQEAVNLTRALKGDNKTQGNWGEVVLTRVLEASGLREGYEYETQVSIENDARSRMQPDVIVRLPQGKDVVIDAKMTLVAYERYFNAEDDYTRESALQEHIASVRNHIRLLGRKDYQQLPGLRTLDYVLMFIPVEPAFLLALDRQPELITEALKNNIMLVSPTTLLVALRTIANLWRYEHQSRNAQQIADRASKLYDKMRLFIDDMSAIGQSLDKAQDNYRQAMKKLSSGRGNVLAQAEAFRGLGVEIKREMNPELVEQAMTQDEEYRLRSVPDAQQDISTLNDEGGKQQSN